From Ruminococcus sp. HUN007, a single genomic window includes:
- a CDS encoding ATP-binding protein, which yields MMRYPISVQTFELIINGGYVYADKTDLVYDLAQEHVCFLSRPRRFGKSLLVSTLEAYFTGRKELFKGLKIDSLEEKWEQYPIFRIDFADGNYNEPETLLNKLEGYVASWESLYGKTEFFNSLSDRFKYVLEAAEKKTGHKAVVLIDEYDKPMLDVLGTEIEEKNRNILKGFYGTFKAADANLRFVFLTGVTKFSQISVFSGFNQPNDISMDSKFDAVCGITEEELYSYFAEPIKKMAEELDYTEDEMKAVLKKKYDGYHFSRKMLDIYNPFSLLNAFNKTEIDDYWYKSGTPAYLAKLLEGHKVNMQKLTENLYKTQYFVDYRADKENPLAMLYQSGYLTIKECDKRNGLYRLDYPNDEVKSGFVTLISNSFFRKEEEKTDNWIYSLSEMLRTGDLEGVRDAYTSFLASIPYEANKDERAKDFETHFSYTFYLINRMLSCYTTLIEKQNSKGRADVIIETDDDIFIFEFKLDGSAEEALKQIDEKQYALPYLNDSRKLHKIGVNISSESRTVEKWLVSE from the coding sequence ATGATGAGATATCCGATAAGTGTACAGACATTTGAACTGATAATAAACGGTGGATATGTATATGCAGATAAGACAGATCTGGTTTATGATCTGGCGCAGGAGCATGTATGTTTTCTGTCACGTCCGCGTAGATTTGGGAAATCGCTGCTTGTCAGTACACTGGAAGCGTATTTTACCGGAAGAAAAGAACTGTTCAAAGGACTGAAAATAGATTCACTTGAAGAGAAGTGGGAACAGTATCCGATATTCAGGATAGATTTTGCGGATGGAAATTATAACGAACCGGAAACACTCTTAAATAAACTTGAAGGATATGTTGCAAGCTGGGAATCGTTGTATGGAAAGACGGAGTTTTTTAATTCGCTTTCGGACAGATTCAAATATGTGCTTGAAGCAGCTGAAAAAAAGACCGGACATAAGGCAGTGGTACTCATCGACGAATACGACAAGCCGATGCTTGATGTGCTCGGGACAGAAATTGAAGAAAAGAACCGAAATATACTTAAAGGCTTTTACGGAACATTCAAGGCTGCCGATGCAAATCTGCGTTTTGTATTTCTGACAGGTGTAACAAAGTTCAGCCAGATATCAGTATTTTCAGGATTTAATCAGCCTAATGACATAAGCATGGACAGTAAATTCGATGCTGTATGCGGAATAACCGAAGAAGAACTTTACAGTTATTTTGCAGAGCCGATAAAGAAAATGGCAGAAGAACTTGATTATACAGAAGATGAAATGAAAGCAGTGCTGAAAAAGAAGTATGACGGTTATCATTTCAGCCGAAAAATGCTGGATATATATAATCCGTTCAGCTTATTAAATGCGTTCAATAAAACAGAGATAGATGATTACTGGTATAAATCCGGAACGCCGGCATATCTTGCAAAACTTCTTGAAGGTCATAAAGTGAATATGCAGAAACTGACAGAAAATCTGTATAAAACACAGTATTTTGTTGATTATCGTGCAGATAAAGAAAATCCGCTGGCGATGCTGTATCAGAGCGGATATCTGACAATAAAGGAATGTGATAAACGAAACGGACTTTACAGACTGGATTATCCTAATGATGAAGTGAAAAGCGGGTTTGTTACACTTATATCAAACAGTTTTTTCAGAAAAGAAGAAGAGAAAACAGATAACTGGATATACAGTTTAAGTGAGATGCTTCGCACGGGTGATCTTGAAGGAGTACGTGATGCGTACACATCTTTCCTTGCATCAATACCATATGAAGCAAACAAGGATGAACGCGCAAAGGATTTTGAAACACATTTTTCATATACATTCTATCTGATAAACCGTATGCTTTCGTGCTATACAACACTGATCGAAAAACAGAACAGCAAAGGCAGAGCAGATGTTATTATTGAAACGGATGATGATATATTCATCTTTGAGTTTAAGCTTGACGGAAGCGCAGAAGAGGCACTTAAACAGATAGATGAAAAGCAGTATGCGCTTCCGTACCTTAATGATTCGAGGAAACTGCATAAAAT